The proteins below are encoded in one region of Cololabis saira isolate AMF1-May2022 chromosome 21, fColSai1.1, whole genome shotgun sequence:
- the LOC133421715 gene encoding dual specificity mitogen-activated protein kinase kinase 6-like — protein sequence MSLSKGGKKKSSGPKLPKEVFSPPPPEATAPPRDLDSKACVTIGDQNFVVKADDLEQIEELGRGAYGVVDKMKHVPTGVIMAVKRIRATVNTLEQKRLLMDLDISMRTVDCFFTVTFYGALFREGDVWICMELMDTSLDKFYKKVIEKGKNIPEDILGKITVAIVKALEHLHNNLSVIHRDVKPSNVLINTQGQVKMCDFGISGHLVDSVAKTMDAGCKPYMAPERINPDLNQKGYSVKSDIWSLGITMIELAILKFPYDTWGTPFQQLKQVVDEPSPQLPADRFSPDFVDFISQCLRKKPNERPAYTELMKHQFFTLHDSKETDVASFVKVILDA from the exons ACCCCCTCGCGATCTTGACTCTAAAGCTTGTGTGACAATTGGAGATCAG AACTTCGTGGTGAAGGCAGATGACTTGGAGCAGATTGAAGAGCTGGGGAGGGGAGCGTATGGAGTGGTGGATAAGATGAAACATGTGCCTACTGGTGTCATAATGGCTGTCAAG AGGATTCGTGCCACAGTCAACACTCTGGAGCAGAAGAGGCTTCTGATGGACCTGGACATTTCCATGAGGACCGTGGACTGTTTCTTTACTGTGACATTCTATGGTGCCCTTTTTAGAGAG ggtGATGTTTGGATCTGTATGGAACTGATGGACACATCTTTGGATAAGTTCTATAAGAAGGTTatagaaaaaggcaaaaacattccTGAGGACATTTTGGGCAAGATTACAGTAGCC ATTGTCAAGGCATTAGAGCATCtgcacaacaacctgtcagtgaTACACAGAG ATGTGAAGCCCTCCAATGTGCTGATCAACACTCAGGGCCAAGTGAAGATGTGTGACTTTGGCATCAGTGGCCATCTGGTGGACTCAGTGGCCAAAACGATGGATGCAGGCTGTAAGCCCTACATGGCG CCTGAGCGAATCAACCCCGACCTCAACCAGAAAGGCTACAGTGTCAAGTCAGACATATGGAGTCTGGGCATCACTATG ATCGAGCTGGCCATTTTGAAATTCCCCTATGACACATGGGGGACCCCGTTCCAACAGCTCAAACAGGTGGTGGATGAGCCATCTCCACAGCTGCCTGCAGATCGTTTCTCCCCAGACTTTGTAGACTTCATATCCCAGTG CTTAAGAAAGAAGCCAAATGAAAGACCAGCTTATACAGAATTAATG AAACATCAATTCTTCACCCTGCATGACTCCAAAGAGACAGACGTGGCCAGTTTTGTCAAGGTCATCCTGGATGCCTGA